The Jannaschia sp. M317 DNA segment AACGCGCAAAGGGGGGGCGCGGGTTCCGCGCCGGGGCGTGGTGCCGTCAGGAGGCGGCGGCGCGGCCTTCGCGGCGGCGGAACTCCGACGGGGTCAGACCGGTGGCATTGCCAAAGGCGCGCGTGAAGTACGCGGGCGAGGAAAACCCGAGTCCCGCCGATATGCTGGCCGCGCTGTCATGGGTGTCCGCCAAGCGGCGGCGCGCCTCATGCATCAGCCGCGCCGTCAGATAGCGCGAGGCGGTCATGCCGCAGCTGTCGCGCAGGGTCCGTGTCAGATGTGTCGGCGTGACGTCCAGCGCCTCTCCGATGGTTTCGAGGTTGGCTCCGGTGCCCAATTGCCGCTCCACCTCTTTGGCAAATCGTTCGGCCAGGCGGGCGGGCGCGGGCAGGGGTGTGTCGGGGGTTGCCCTGCCTTCCCGCTCGATCAGGGCCGACAACAGGATGACACGGGCCAGGGCGGCCCGCCCGGACGGCGGATCCGTCAGGTCGCCCGCCTGGGCCAGCCGATCCAGAAGGCCCGCGATCTCGCCCTGCTTTGCGACCTCGGACAGGCGCAGGCGTCGGGGACGGTCGGGCAGGGGCGCTTCGAACAGTTCGGGCAGGCGGGCCAGGGTGCCTTCGGTCATCGCGCCAGGTTCCAGCGCAAAAGGCGTGCCGGGTGGCAGCACGATACAGGTCGCGGGACCAAAGCCGCGGGTGCGGGCGTTGATCGTCACACGTCCCTGGCCGCGCGCGATCCAGATCAGGACGGGCAATGTGTCGGCATGGGGTTCTTCGCGGCGCCACCGACCGGACCGGGCCAGCGGAGTCACCATCTCCTGCCGCATGCCGCGCAGACGCTCGGCCTCGGTCAGGGTGCGCGCTTCGAATAGTCGGATTCGCGACATGGCCACACCATTGGCGAAGGCCGCCGCCATGTCAAAACCTGACCGTCAGAGGCGCGTTGCAGCCAAGCGGTGCCAGGTTTTCATGCGGTTGCGGAACCAAGTGCGTTGACGTTTGGCATATTGGCGGCTGGCAAGGATGGCGCGGGCCCGGGCCTCGGGCAGGGTGATCTCCGACTTCAGGTGGGCGATCAATTCCGGCGCGCCTATGGCCTGTGCCGCATTCAGGCGCGCGTCCCAACGCGGCAGGACGGCGCGCGCCTCATCCAGCGCACCGGCGTCCAGCATCATGTCGAACCGGCGTTCGATCCGTGGATCAAGCCAGTCTTTCGGGGCGTCGATCACCAGCGGAATGGCCTGGTCCAGCGGCACCAATGGCGGCGGCGTGTCCGCCTGCCAGGCGCGGATCGACCGGCCCGTCGCGCGGGCCACTTCCCAGGCGCGCATGACACGCATGGGGTTCGCGGTGTCGATGTCGTCGCGCACGTCCGGGTCCAGTTCGGCCACCAGCGCAGGCAGACCGTCCGCCTGCAGCCGCGCCGTGGCCTCGGCCCGGATTTCGGGTGGTGTGGCGGGGATGTCCGCCAACCCTTCGGTCAGCGCGCGGAAGTAGAGGCCGGTGCCCCCCACGACGATGGGACGGGGCCCCGCAGGCAAGGCGGCCACGTCGCGCAGCCAGTCGCCCACGGAATAGGCCGCTTCGAACGGGACATGGCCATAGAGTACATGGGGTGCCTGGTCCAGATCCGCCTGCGGGGGGCGGGCGGTCAGAAGGGACCAATCCGCGAACACCTGAAGCGCGTCCGCGTTCACGATCCGCCCGCCATGGCGACGGGCGATTTCCAAAGCCAGCGCCGATTTGCCGCTGGCCGTTGGTCCGGCAATCAAAACCGGGCGATCAGAGGCCAAACCGTCTATCGTTTCCAACATCTTAGGGTCCCATCCTAGACCTGCAAAAAGGCCATCACGCCCCGGTTGCCTGCCCCCGCCTAATCTGCGACACACGCCTCGGCAACAGCGAGAGGGCACACCATGCAGGATCAACCGGCAAAGGAGCACGCCCCCGTATTGAAGCGCGTCATGCTGAAAATCAGCGGCGAGGCGCTGATGGGGCCGCAAGGCTTTGGCCTGCATCCCCCGACCGTCGAACGCATCGCCCGTGAGGTGCAGTCCGTGCATTCCATGGGGGTCGAGGTCTGCATGGTGATCGGGGGCGGCAACATCTTTCGCGGGCTGCAAGGATCCGCGCAGGGGATGGAGCGGACGACGGCTGACTACATGGGCATGCTGGCCACGGTGATGAACGCGCTGGGCATGCAGGGCGCGCTGGAAAGCCTGGGCCTGCATACCCGCGTCATCTCGGCCATTCCGATGGACCAGGTCTGCGAGCCCTACATCCGCCGCCGCGCCGTGCGTCACCTCGAAAAGAAGCGGATCGTGATTTTTGCCGCCGGGACCGGGAACCCGTATTTCACGACCGACACCGCCGCGACGCTGCGTGCATCCGAAATGTCGTGTCAGGCCATCTTCAAGGGGACCAAGGTTGATGGCGTCTACGACAAGGACCCGATCAAGTACCCGGACGCGAAACGCTATGAGACGGTGACCTACGACGAGGTTCTATCGAAGCATCTGGGCGTTATGGACGCCTCGGCCATCGCGCTGGCGCGGGAAAACCGGCTGCCGATCATCGTGTTCTCGCTGGATGCGCCGGGCGGGTTCCGATCGATTCTTGCGGGCGAGGGGACGTCGACCCGCGTCGAAGGCTGAGCGGATTTGACACTTTCTTAACGTTAATGCGCCACTTTGGGGACACGTCGTCGTGGCCCGATAGGGGGTCTTTAACGCGTGAGGTGTCTGCCGTGCCCAACGAAGAAAGCGACCCGCTGGCCCTGATCGGCCTTGGATGCGCCGTCATCCTTTTGCTGTCGACCTCGGCCAACCTTCTGCTGTCCTATCTTTGATCCGGCCGGTTGTAGCCCCCGGGTTGCACACCGCAGAGACTTTCCCCGCCGCACCCAAGGGGCTATAGCACCGCAAAGCCCACCGGGAGAGACAAGATGGCCGACGACTTCGAGCTTGATACCGACGACATGGAACGCCGCATGGATGGCACCATGGCAAACCTGCGGACCGAATTCGGATCGCTGCGTACCGGCCGTGCCTCTGCCTCCATGCTGGAGCCGGTGATGGTGGACGCCTATGGGTCGCCCACTCCGATCAACCAGGTCGGGACCGTCAACGTCCCAGAGCCGCGGATGGTCACGGTCAATGTCTGGGACAAGGGTCTGGTCGGCAAGGTCGAAAAGGCCATCCGGGAATCGGGCCTGGGCATCAACCCGCAGCTCAACGGCACGATCATCATGTTGCCCATCCCCGAGCTGAACGAGGAACGTCGCCGCGAACTGGGCAAGGTCGCCGGCCACTACGCCGAAGGCGCCCGCGTTGCGGTCCGCAACATCCGCCGCGATGGCATGGACCAGATCAAGAAGGGCGACCCGCCCGAGGACGAGCGCAAGATGTGGGAGCAGGAGGTCCAGGAGATGACCGACCGCTACATCAAAAAAGTCGATGCCGCGCTGGAGGCCAAGCAAGAAGAAATCATGCAGGTCTGAGCGCCTTTGCGGGCCTTGCAAGGGGCCCGCGCACGCCATGACCCCGCTGATGACCAAGAGGATCGAGAGATGAGCAGCCGCAGCCCAGAGACCGGCCCGCGCCATGTCGCGATCATCATGGACGGCAACGGCCGTTGGGCGCAGCAACGCGGCCGCCCCCGCCTGCTCGGGCACCGTGCCGGGGCCCGCCGCGTCCGCGAAGTCATCGAAGCCTGCCCCGACAACAATGTTGAATACGTCACCGTATTCGCCTTTTCGACAGAGAACTGGAAACGGACCCAGACCGAAGTTGCGGGCCTGATGTCCTTGTTTCGACGTTATATCGAAAGCGAGGCGCAGACCCTGTTGAAACAGGGGACGCGCGTGCGGTTCATCGGGGACCGGCTGCGGCTGGATGCCAAGTTGCAGAAGCTGATGAACTGGATCGAGGCGCTGACGGCGCACAACACCCGCTGCAACCTGACAATCGCGCTGAACTACGGGGGCCGGGACGAGGTGGCGCGGGCGACGAAACGGTTGGCGCGGGATGTGGCCGATGGTCGGCTCGACCCCGATGACATTACCGACGAGACGCTGCCGCGCTATCTGGACACCCATGTCCTGCCCGATCCGGATCTCGTCATCCGCACCTCGGGCGAAGCGCGGATCTCGAACTTCCTCCTGTGGCAATCGGCCTATGCGGAATATGAATTCGTCGATACGCTCTGGCCCGATTTCACCCGCGCCAAATTCGAAGAAGTGCTGAGCCGGTATGGCGGGCGCGACCGTCGGTTCGGCGGGGTAAAACCATGAACCACCCCGAAGAAGAGCAGAACGCGACGCCCCTTCTACCGGAGGAGGAACCGCCGCTATTCGATTTCGACATGGATCCGCCAAGCGAGCCGGTGACGGACAGCCGGTTTCAGGATCTGGCCCCGCGCCTGATCACCGCCGTCTTGCTGCTGCTGGTCGGGGGCGTGGCAATCTGGTTGGGCGGCATCTGGTTCACGGCGCTGATCTCGCTTTGCGTGGGTGTCATGTTGTGGGAACTGTCTACGATGGTGCGCACGGGACCAAAGCGCGCGCGGCTGATGGCCTGCGTGGGCGGCGGTGCGCTGTTCCTGACGCAGTTCCTGCCGGTCGGTTTTGCCCTGCCGCTTCTGATGCTTGTGCCGATGACGGCGATCGCCTTCATTCGGCATCACCGCCGCCTGATGGTCGGTTTTTCCGCGGCGATTGTTCTTGCAGGGTTGTCGCTGACCGAACACCTGACGCAGTTCGGTTTCGTCTGGATGATCTGGCTTATCCTGGTTGTGGTCGCCTCTGACGTGATGGGCTATTTCGCCGGGCGCATTCTGGGCGGGCCGAAATTCTGGCCCCGCGTCAGTCCCAAAAAGACCTGGTCCGGCACCATCGCGGGTTGGGTCGGGGCCGGTCTGATCGGCTGGATCTGGGTGATCTGGCAAGATGCCGGATGGGAAACCGTCGGCATTTCCGTCGCGCTGGCGATGATGGCGCAGATGGGCGACATCGCGGAATCCGCGGTCAAGCGGAAGATGGGCGTCAAGGACAGCTCCAACCTGTTGCCGGGCCATGGCGGCCTGTTCGACCGGTTCGACGCGATGCTGGGCGCTGCGCTGATGCTGTTGGTGATCGAGTCGCTGTCGGAATTCCCGCCGGTTCCGGGCATCGGATGAGACGTGTTTCCGTTTTCGGCGCGACCGGGTCCATCGGTCAGAATACGCTCGATTTGATTGCGCGGGCCCCCGATGACTATGACGTGGTTGCGCTGACGGGGGCGGGGAACGTTTCCCGATTGGCGAGGGATGCCAAACGGTTGCACGCTGACGTTGCGGTAACGGCGCGCGTCGATCTGCTGGATGATCTGAAGGCCGCGCTGGCAGGCTCCGGGATCGAGGCCGCGGCCGGCGATGCGGCCTTGTTGGAGGCGGCGGACCGACCGACCGACTGGGTGATGTCCGCCATCGTCGGCGCCGCCGGGTTGAAACCCGGTTTGCGGGCCCTGCGCCACGGTGGCACGCTGGCCCTGGCCAACAAGGAATCGCTGGTCTGCGCGGGCCCGTTGCTGCTGTCGGAGGCACGCCGGTACGGGGCCACCATCCTGCCGGTGGACAGCGAACATTCGGCCGTCTTTCAGGCGCTGGTCGGCGAAGACCCTGCTGCGGTCGAAAAGATCATCATTACCGGATCGGGCGGAGGACTGCGCGACTGGCCATTGGACCGGTTGACGCAAGCCACACCCGAAGATGCGGGCAGCCACCCCAATTGGGATATGGGCCAGCGGATCACCATCGACAGCGCGTCGATGTTCAACAAGGCGATGGAGCTGATTGAAACCAAAGAGTTCTTTGGCACCCCTCCGGGCGGCATCGACACCGTGATTCATCCCCAAAGCCTGATGCATGCGCTGGTGCAGTTCCGCGACGGCGCGCTGATGGCGCATCTGGGCGCGCCCGATATGCGCCATGCGATCGGCTACGCGCTACACTGGCCCGACCGGCGGGACCTGCCGGTGGACCGGCTGGACCTGACGACGATCGGGCAGCTCGATTTCCACGCACCCGATCCGGCGCGCTATCCGGCGCTCGCGCTCGCGCGGGCTGTCATGGCGGGGGGCGGATTGCGGGGGGCTGCGTTCAACGCGGCCAAGGAATACGCGCTCGACCTTTTCATCGCGCGCGAGATCCGGTTCACCGACATGGCGATCCACGTTGCCGAGACGCTGGAAACAATGGAAGCGCGCGGATGCCTTGATGCTGCCGCCTTGACCCTCGATATGGTGTTGGACACCGACCGAGAGGCGCGGGCGCTTACGCGCGCCGCTGCCTCCGCCTGAGCAGGAGCCCTCGACCCCATGGACGCAAGCCTCATCCCGCAATTCGGTGGACTGATCTGGACGCTGTTGGCCTTTGTCGTCGCGCTGTCGGTGATCGTCGCGATCCACGAATACGGGCATTACATCGTCGGACGCTGGTGCGGCATCAAGGCGGATGTCTTTTCCATTGGCTTCGGCCCGATTTTGGCGAGCCGCGTGGATAAACATGGCACACGCTGGCAGTTGGCGGCGCTGCCGCTGGGCGGCTACGTGAAGTTCCGGGGCGACGCCAATGCCGCCTCGGTCGGTGATGACGGCACCTTGTCAGAGATGACCGACGAGGAACGGGCCCAGACCATGACGGGGGCATCGCTTTGGCGGCGCGCGGCAACCGTGGCGGCAGGGCCGGTGTTCAACTTCATCCTGTCGATCCTCGTTTTTGCCGCCTTCGTCGGCATCGCAGGGCAGGCTGTCGAAGATCCGATTGTAGGCAAGATCAAGGAACTGCCTGCCGAGGTTCAGACCTTGGACGAGGGTGACAGGATCCTGTCGATCAACGGCACCGCCGTTGCGACCCTGCCGGATCTGACCAGCGCGGGCCGAGCCCTGACCGAGGCGGAAACAGCCACCTATGAGGTGGAGCGGGACGGCGTTCGCACCACGATTGAGGCCGCACTGCCCATGCCTGCGCGCATCGAGGTCGTGCAGCCCCGGTCCGCCGCGTGGGATATCGGGCTGGAGGCGGGCGACGTCATCCGCCGGGTCGATGGCACGCCGATCCATTCCTTCGGGGCGCTTCAGGCAATTGTGGCCGAAACCCAAGGCACGCCTTTGACCCTGGATGTCTGGCGCGCTGGCGAGATGCTGGAATTCACCCTGGTTCCCCGCAGCATGGATTTGCCGACGCCCGAAGGCGGCTTCGAGCAGCGCTGGCTGATCGGCATTACCGGCGGGTTGATGTTCGATCCCATGACCGAGCGCGCGGGGCCGATCAATGCGCTGTCCTATGGTGTCGATCAGACGATCTATATCGTCCGGCAGTCATTGTCGGCCCTGTCACACATCGTCACCGGTCAGATCAGCACCTGTAATTTGTCTGGTCCCATCGGCATTGCCGAAGTTTCGGGTGCCGCCGCAAGCCAGGGTTTCGATCAGTTCATCTGGTTCATTGCCGTCCTGTCAACCGCCGTGGGCCTGTTGAACCTGTTCCCGATCCCGGTCCTGGATGGCGGGCACCTTGTGTTTTTCGCCTACGAGGCCGTTTCCGGCACGCCGCCGTCCGATCGCGCGGTGCGGGTTCTGATGTCGGTGGGGGTGGCTTTGATGGGCGCGCTGATGATGTTCGCTTTGTTCAACGATATTTTTTGCCCCTGACCCGTACCCGGCGAATGGGTCCGGAATCGCCCCAGAGCTGCCCCATTCCTGCCGCAAACCGACGGCAGTTAAGGAGGACCAGCTTCCAGGGGAGTTTCCATGCATCAGGTAAGAAACGGATATCGCGGGCTTTCCATCTTCATGGGCCTGAACATCGACCGCTTCCTTTCGGTCTTTGCGATTCTACTGGCCGTCGTTCTGGCCGGCTGGGTTCAGTCGTTCTGACCCTCTGGCAACAGGTCCAGTTTGCAAGCAAAAGGCCGCCTTTCGGGCGGCCTCTGCGCTTTGACAAGCCCACCCCCCTCGGCTAGGGATTTGGCCAAGAAGATTGCAAGTGGGGCGGATGATTATGGACGAACGCGACGGGGCCAAGGGCTTGGCCGGTCGGGGGACGAAACCCCGCATGTTTGGACGTCTTCGCCTGACGGGAACCGCGTTGATGGGCGCGCTGCTGATCGCGGGCGCAGCCGAGGCACAGAGTTTCCGGTTCAGCACCTTCGAGGTGCAGGGAAACCAGCGTATCGAAACGGCCTCCATCCTTGCCAACCTCGGCGTCACCCCGGGCCAGCCCGTCAGCGCGGCGGCCATCAATGACGGGTTTCAGCGGCTTCAGGCCTCTGGCCTGTTCGAGCGGGTCGAGGTCATTCCACAAGGTGGCAAGTTGTTGGTCATCGTCGAGGAATATCCGACCATCAACCGCATCAGTTTCGAGGGGAACAAGCGGCTGGATGACGAGGCGCTTGAGGTCATTGTAAACAGCACACCGCGCCGCACCTACGCCCCTGCGCAGGCCGAACGCGATGCTGCGGCCATCGCCGAGGCCTATGCCCAGTCGGGTCGCCTGGCCGCGACCGTCACGCCCAAGATCATCGAGCGTAGCAACAACCGTGTCGACCTGGTTTTTGAGGTCGCCGAGGGCCGCGTGTCAGAGGTGGAGCGTCTGAGCTTTACCGGTAACCGGGCGTTTTCGGATCGGCGTCTGCGCCGGGTGCTGGAAACCTCGCAGGCCGGGATTTTCCGCCGCCTGATCCAGTCCGACACCTTCATCGCCGATCGTATCGCATTCGATGAGCAGCTGTTGCGCGATTTCTACCTGTCGCGCGGCTATGCAGATTTTCAGATCCTGTCGTCCACGCCGGAACTCGCGCCATCACGCGACGCTTTCTTTGTCACCTTTCAGGTGCAGGAGGGTCAGCAGTTCCGCTTTGGCGAGGTGTCGGCTGTTTCATCCTTGGGCGATGTCGATCCCGCCCTTTACCAGTCCGAAATCCGTGTCCGGTCCGGCGATGTTTTCTCGCCGCAGGCATTGGAACGCACAATCGAGCGGCTGGAATTGCTGGCCACACGCGAAGGGCTCAGCTTTATCCGCGTGGTCCCGCAAATTCGCCGCAATGACGCGGATCTGACGCTGGACGTTGATTTCGTGATCGAACGCGGCCCGCGTCAGTTCGTGGAGCGCATCGATATCGAAGGCAACGCAACGACGCTCGACCGCGTCATTCGGCGGCAGTTCAACACGGTCGAAGGCGACCCGTTCAACCCCCGCGAGATTCGTGCCGCAGCCGAACGTATCCGAAGGCTTGGCTATTTCTCCGAGGCCGAAGTGACGGCCCGCGAAGGCACGGCGTCGGATCGCGTCATCGTCGATGTGGACGTCGAGGAAGAACCGACCGGTTCGCTGGGCTTCGGCCTGAACTACTCGGTCGAACGCGGTGCCGGTGTTTCTGTCACCTTCGCAGAAACGAACTTCCTCGGACGGGGTCAGATCGTCGACCTGCGGCTTGATACCGGGTCCGAGGACACCAGTTCCGGCCTGACCTTTGTCGAGCCGTTCTTTCTGAACCGCGACCTGGAACTGTCGTTGGGCGTCTCATATCAAGAGACGTCCGAAGACACGCAGACCTTCGATACGCGCACCATCGGGTTCCGCACCGGGATCGAATTCCCGATCAGTGAGTTCGGGCGGCTGGAGCTGTTCTACAGCATATCCGACGACAAGTTGACGCCTCGGAATGTTGCGAACCTGTCGCAGATCCTGCTGAATGATCGCGGCAGCAACACGACATCTTCGGTGGGCTACAGCTATAGCTACAACACCATCGGGCGCGGGCTGGATCCGACGCGAGGGGTGCGGCTTCGCTTTGGTCAGCAGTTCGCAGGCGTGGGCGGCGATACGGAATTCGTGCGCACGACCTTCCTTGCGCAGGGCCAGCGGACCGTCAGCAACGAAGAAGTCACCTTGAGCGCGGCGCTTGAGGGCGGCATCCTGACCTCGCTTGGGGGGACCAACTCGCTTGTCGCGAACCGTTTCCGCAACCGACAGTCCATCATTCGCGGCTTTGAATCCGGTGGGATCGGTCCGCGCGACCTGAACGCCGACAACGACTCGCTGGGCGGCAACCGCTATATCGCGGCGCGGTTCGAGGCGCAGTTCCCCATCGGCATCTTGCCCGACGAATACGGCATCTCTGGTGCTGCGTTCCTTGACGTGGGGTCCGTCTGGGGGCTGGACGACGCCAATGGCGGCACCGCCGGGGCGAACCCGGTGGATGACGGCTTTTTCCTGAACTCCGCGGTGGGCGTCGGCCTTTTGTGGGACACGCAGATCGGACCGCTGCGGTTCAACTTTACCCGCGCGATCAACAAGCGGACCTATGATCGCGAACAGAACTTCGACCTGACGATCCAGACGCGGTTCTGATGCGCGCAGCCCTTCTGGCCTGTGTCGTGGCGCTGTGCTGTGCCACGTCCCTTTCGGCGCAATCCGGGGGGCAGGTCCTGACGACTGGCGTGCCGCAGTCCGCGGTCGTGGTTCTTGATCGCGATGCGCTGTTCGTCGGCAGCCTGTTTGGCCAACGCGTCGCACGCGACATCGAGGCGGAATCGCGCGCCCTGGCGGCCGAGAACCGGCAGATCGAACAAGACCTGGAACAAGAGGAACGCGCCCTGACCGAGCAGCGCGAGGGGATGGTGACGGACGAATTTCGGCCGCTTGCAACCGCCTTCGACAATCGGGTCGTGGACATCCGCCGCACTCAGGACGCCAAGGCGCGGGCCATTCAGCAGCAATCGGAACGCGCGCAGGCGCTGTTCTTTGAACAGGCAAATCCCGTTCTTGTGCAATTGGCGCAAGAAACGGGGGCGCTGGTGATCCTGGACCGGCGCAACGTGATTGCCTCGGCGGACCAAG contains these protein-coding regions:
- a CDS encoding phosphatidate cytidylyltransferase: MNHPEEEQNATPLLPEEEPPLFDFDMDPPSEPVTDSRFQDLAPRLITAVLLLLVGGVAIWLGGIWFTALISLCVGVMLWELSTMVRTGPKRARLMACVGGGALFLTQFLPVGFALPLLMLVPMTAIAFIRHHRRLMVGFSAAIVLAGLSLTEHLTQFGFVWMIWLILVVVASDVMGYFAGRILGGPKFWPRVSPKKTWSGTIAGWVGAGLIGWIWVIWQDAGWETVGISVALAMMAQMGDIAESAVKRKMGVKDSSNLLPGHGGLFDRFDAMLGAALMLLVIESLSEFPPVPGIG
- the frr gene encoding ribosome recycling factor encodes the protein MADDFELDTDDMERRMDGTMANLRTEFGSLRTGRASASMLEPVMVDAYGSPTPINQVGTVNVPEPRMVTVNVWDKGLVGKVEKAIRESGLGINPQLNGTIIMLPIPELNEERRRELGKVAGHYAEGARVAVRNIRRDGMDQIKKGDPPEDERKMWEQEVQEMTDRYIKKVDAALEAKQEEIMQV
- the pyrH gene encoding UMP kinase; amino-acid sequence: MQDQPAKEHAPVLKRVMLKISGEALMGPQGFGLHPPTVERIAREVQSVHSMGVEVCMVIGGGNIFRGLQGSAQGMERTTADYMGMLATVMNALGMQGALESLGLHTRVISAIPMDQVCEPYIRRRAVRHLEKKRIVIFAAGTGNPYFTTDTAATLRASEMSCQAIFKGTKVDGVYDKDPIKYPDAKRYETVTYDEVLSKHLGVMDASAIALARENRLPIIVFSLDAPGGFRSILAGEGTSTRVEG
- the rseP gene encoding RIP metalloprotease RseP, which produces MDASLIPQFGGLIWTLLAFVVALSVIVAIHEYGHYIVGRWCGIKADVFSIGFGPILASRVDKHGTRWQLAALPLGGYVKFRGDANAASVGDDGTLSEMTDEERAQTMTGASLWRRAATVAAGPVFNFILSILVFAAFVGIAGQAVEDPIVGKIKELPAEVQTLDEGDRILSINGTAVATLPDLTSAGRALTEAETATYEVERDGVRTTIEAALPMPARIEVVQPRSAAWDIGLEAGDVIRRVDGTPIHSFGALQAIVAETQGTPLTLDVWRAGEMLEFTLVPRSMDLPTPEGGFEQRWLIGITGGLMFDPMTERAGPINALSYGVDQTIYIVRQSLSALSHIVTGQISTCNLSGPIGIAEVSGAAASQGFDQFIWFIAVLSTAVGLLNLFPIPVLDGGHLVFFAYEAVSGTPPSDRAVRVLMSVGVALMGALMMFALFNDIFCP
- the miaA gene encoding tRNA (adenosine(37)-N6)-dimethylallyltransferase MiaA → MLETIDGLASDRPVLIAGPTASGKSALALEIARRHGGRIVNADALQVFADWSLLTARPPQADLDQAPHVLYGHVPFEAAYSVGDWLRDVAALPAGPRPIVVGGTGLYFRALTEGLADIPATPPEIRAEATARLQADGLPALVAELDPDVRDDIDTANPMRVMRAWEVARATGRSIRAWQADTPPPLVPLDQAIPLVIDAPKDWLDPRIERRFDMMLDAGALDEARAVLPRWDARLNAAQAIGAPELIAHLKSEITLPEARARAILASRQYAKRQRTWFRNRMKTWHRLAATRL
- the bamA gene encoding outer membrane protein assembly factor BamA; translated protein: MFGRLRLTGTALMGALLIAGAAEAQSFRFSTFEVQGNQRIETASILANLGVTPGQPVSAAAINDGFQRLQASGLFERVEVIPQGGKLLVIVEEYPTINRISFEGNKRLDDEALEVIVNSTPRRTYAPAQAERDAAAIAEAYAQSGRLAATVTPKIIERSNNRVDLVFEVAEGRVSEVERLSFTGNRAFSDRRLRRVLETSQAGIFRRLIQSDTFIADRIAFDEQLLRDFYLSRGYADFQILSSTPELAPSRDAFFVTFQVQEGQQFRFGEVSAVSSLGDVDPALYQSEIRVRSGDVFSPQALERTIERLELLATREGLSFIRVVPQIRRNDADLTLDVDFVIERGPRQFVERIDIEGNATTLDRVIRRQFNTVEGDPFNPREIRAAAERIRRLGYFSEAEVTAREGTASDRVIVDVDVEEEPTGSLGFGLNYSVERGAGVSVTFAETNFLGRGQIVDLRLDTGSEDTSSGLTFVEPFFLNRDLELSLGVSYQETSEDTQTFDTRTIGFRTGIEFPISEFGRLELFYSISDDKLTPRNVANLSQILLNDRGSNTTSSVGYSYSYNTIGRGLDPTRGVRLRFGQQFAGVGGDTEFVRTTFLAQGQRTVSNEEVTLSAALEGGILTSLGGTNSLVANRFRNRQSIIRGFESGGIGPRDLNADNDSLGGNRYIAARFEAQFPIGILPDEYGISGAAFLDVGSVWGLDDANGGTAGANPVDDGFFLNSAVGVGLLWDTQIGPLRFNFTRAINKRTYDREQNFDLTIQTRF
- a CDS encoding OmpH family outer membrane protein, which encodes MRAALLACVVALCCATSLSAQSGGQVLTTGVPQSAVVVLDRDALFVGSLFGQRVARDIEAESRALAAENRQIEQDLEQEERALTEQREGMVTDEFRPLATAFDNRVVDIRRTQDAKARAIQQQSERAQALFFEQANPVLVQLAQETGALVILDRRNVIASADQVDITLLARDRIDAALGEGEGLSGPAPTQRPDAPIPAGD
- the dxr gene encoding 1-deoxy-D-xylulose-5-phosphate reductoisomerase, encoding MRRVSVFGATGSIGQNTLDLIARAPDDYDVVALTGAGNVSRLARDAKRLHADVAVTARVDLLDDLKAALAGSGIEAAAGDAALLEAADRPTDWVMSAIVGAAGLKPGLRALRHGGTLALANKESLVCAGPLLLSEARRYGATILPVDSEHSAVFQALVGEDPAAVEKIIITGSGGGLRDWPLDRLTQATPEDAGSHPNWDMGQRITIDSASMFNKAMELIETKEFFGTPPGGIDTVIHPQSLMHALVQFRDGALMAHLGAPDMRHAIGYALHWPDRRDLPVDRLDLTTIGQLDFHAPDPARYPALALARAVMAGGGLRGAAFNAAKEYALDLFIAREIRFTDMAIHVAETLETMEARGCLDAAALTLDMVLDTDREARALTRAAASA
- a CDS encoding AraC family transcriptional regulator, which produces MAAAFANGVAMSRIRLFEARTLTEAERLRGMRQEMVTPLARSGRWRREEPHADTLPVLIWIARGQGRVTINARTRGFGPATCIVLPPGTPFALEPGAMTEGTLARLPELFEAPLPDRPRRLRLSEVAKQGEIAGLLDRLAQAGDLTDPPSGRAALARVILLSALIEREGRATPDTPLPAPARLAERFAKEVERQLGTGANLETIGEALDVTPTHLTRTLRDSCGMTASRYLTARLMHEARRRLADTHDSAASISAGLGFSSPAYFTRAFGNATGLTPSEFRRREGRAAAS
- the uppS gene encoding polyprenyl diphosphate synthase, with the translated sequence MSSRSPETGPRHVAIIMDGNGRWAQQRGRPRLLGHRAGARRVREVIEACPDNNVEYVTVFAFSTENWKRTQTEVAGLMSLFRRYIESEAQTLLKQGTRVRFIGDRLRLDAKLQKLMNWIEALTAHNTRCNLTIALNYGGRDEVARATKRLARDVADGRLDPDDITDETLPRYLDTHVLPDPDLVIRTSGEARISNFLLWQSAYAEYEFVDTLWPDFTRAKFEEVLSRYGGRDRRFGGVKP